A region of Sulfuricella denitrificans skB26 DNA encodes the following proteins:
- a CDS encoding DUF4390 domain-containing protein, with translation MLLASSLIAKADGIEVKSAELAVVDEALVLKANLEIGLSPALEDALNKGVPLNFIAEFELKKPRWYWLDEVMVTAQQHIRLSYHALTRQFQLTNNAKYQNFSSLNEALSELGRLQEWRVAEKTLVAERPLVTSKPLAVDKALVDGKPLAEGKTPLPDKSPLLKKRDGYLAGLRMKLDLTQLPKPLQVNALTSKDWNLDSEWHRWNVNP, from the coding sequence GTGCTCCTAGCGTCATCCTTGATTGCCAAGGCGGATGGCATTGAGGTTAAATCCGCCGAGCTGGCGGTGGTGGACGAAGCCTTGGTGCTGAAAGCGAACCTGGAAATCGGTCTTAGCCCGGCGCTCGAAGATGCTCTGAACAAGGGGGTCCCACTCAACTTTATCGCCGAATTTGAACTCAAGAAGCCGCGCTGGTACTGGCTGGATGAAGTCATGGTCACGGCGCAGCAACATATCCGTTTGAGCTACCATGCCCTGACGCGGCAATTTCAGCTTACCAATAACGCCAAATACCAGAATTTTTCCTCCTTGAACGAAGCCCTTTCCGAACTTGGACGTCTTCAGGAATGGCGTGTCGCTGAAAAAACGCTGGTAGCGGAGAGGCCGCTGGTAACCAGCAAGCCTCTGGCGGTGGACAAGGCGCTGGTGGATGGCAAACCTTTAGCTGAGGGCAAAACGCCGCTGCCGGATAAATCGCCACTGTTGAAAAAACGGGATGGTTATCTAGCGGGTCTGCGAATGAAGCTGGATCTGACTCAGCTGCCCAAACCTTTGCAGGTGAATGCACTGACGTCAAAAGACTGGAATCTGGATTCGGAATGGCATCGCTGGAATGTAAATCCTTGA
- a CDS encoding PDC sensor domain-containing protein: MKPPKETLQESIAHQRESLVSLLQEPMRRLAEECVPVWGDREKLDVLLGAALKELPYCKHLYALDANAIQISDNVSHEGLLEGFGRNRAKRPYLREITNSTDFFLSDAYISLRERRPSLTAIQAVRNAAGEVLGYVGAYFGLRDLPLTRELYEEPRYWRQIKGDPSIRGTVFHQTRSDSEMDQHVDTVLGVVVELMLYHGVFHVMLHFSSSRAIVWVMEDPYSYRLLDIEALIGPDICLAYPRTPYPSGARVPPEQVRGVLEAFRTLRLMDEMFYLRSGTLNIFNGLVGLTFSCDGSHYLPYDEFLRKDHDFWTGITSSKGS, translated from the coding sequence ATGAAGCCCCCAAAGGAAACATTGCAGGAAAGCATCGCTCACCAGCGTGAATCGCTGGTGAGTCTGTTGCAGGAGCCCATGCGCCGGCTGGCGGAAGAATGTGTTCCGGTATGGGGCGATCGGGAAAAACTGGATGTGTTGCTGGGCGCGGCGCTGAAAGAATTGCCTTACTGCAAGCACCTCTATGCGCTGGATGCCAACGCAATCCAGATCAGTGATAACGTGAGTCACGAAGGGCTGCTGGAGGGCTTTGGCCGGAATCGGGCCAAGCGGCCCTACCTGCGCGAAATCACGAACAGCACAGATTTTTTCCTTTCAGACGCCTACATCAGTCTGCGCGAGCGGCGTCCCTCCCTCACGGCCATCCAAGCTGTGCGTAACGCTGCTGGCGAAGTGCTGGGATATGTTGGCGCCTATTTCGGCTTGCGCGATTTGCCGCTGACGCGTGAGCTCTACGAAGAGCCGAGATACTGGCGCCAAATCAAGGGCGACCCATCCATCCGCGGCACGGTATTCCACCAGACCCGTTCAGACAGCGAGATGGACCAGCATGTCGACACGGTGCTGGGCGTGGTGGTCGAACTTATGCTCTACCACGGTGTGTTTCACGTGATGCTGCATTTTTCCAGCAGCCGTGCCATCGTCTGGGTGATGGAGGATCCCTACAGTTATCGTCTGTTGGATATCGAAGCCCTGATTGGCCCGGATATCTGTCTTGCCTACCCTCGTACCCCCTACCCTTCGGGAGCGCGAGTGCCCCCAGAGCAAGTCCGCGGCGTGCTGGAAGCCTTTCGCACACTACGTCTTATGGACGAGATGTTCTACCTGCGCTCCGGCACGTTGAACATTTTTAATGGCCTCGTCGGACTTACCTTCTCGTGCGATGGCTCCCATTACCTCCCTTACGATGAGTTTCTCCGCAAGGATCACGATTTCTGGACGGGCATTACCTCAAGCAAGGGGAGCTGA
- a CDS encoding sensor histidine kinase — translation MKYVLYLCVGLGAVALYMLSSASGNAAAFSQYYTLLLGLNGVLAVCLLSLVLYQLWNLRRKLKARVFGSKLTLRLLLMFVLMAVLPGVLVYGVSVQFLSKSIETWFDVRVDNALEGGLSLGRSALDNLLRDLNKKGEYMSLALADQPVGGEPLTLLNNLREQAGVQEATLFSSRGLLIAFSGSERAGLQPDRPAPSLLRQARQQQPYAAIESIPGKGLYLRVVVPVNVLGLNENIRVLQLFQPVPERLAKDAETVQEVYRDYQELSVSRLGMKRVYGLTLTLALLLALLSSIALAFLLSARLSAPLGLLAKGTQAVASGDFSIMPTVHSRDELGSLMQSFNDMTRQLAEARAVVELNQRQLETAKAYLESLLAHLSSGVLAFDENLSLKTMNPAAAEILGVDLSVLSKRRFYKWALNDESLKALVVAVEGLFRHNEEKEWQTQMEYAGKNGNQVLLVRGTRLPAAVGNDFIVVFDDITHLLQAQRDAAWGEVARRLAHEIKNPLTPIQLSAERLEHKLASKLSAPDAEVLKRATQTIVNQVTALKSMVNAFGEYARAPSLNLEAVDLNQLVYEILALYEHSDAQISTRLAPVLPLVTGDPTLLRQVVHNLLQNAQDALAETEGPQITVETAVEENAVRLTVRDNGCGFPEALMARLFEPYVTTKPKGTGLGLAVVKKIIEEHHGKMKIENLQPHGASICIYLPCEKAV, via the coding sequence ATGAAATACGTCCTCTATCTGTGCGTCGGCCTCGGTGCCGTTGCGCTGTACATGCTCTCAAGCGCCAGCGGCAACGCGGCGGCATTTTCCCAGTATTACACTTTGTTGCTGGGCCTTAACGGTGTGCTAGCGGTGTGTTTGCTGTCCCTGGTTCTTTATCAGTTGTGGAATCTGCGGCGCAAACTCAAGGCTCGGGTATTCGGTTCGAAGCTGACTTTAAGGCTACTCCTGATGTTTGTTTTGATGGCGGTGCTTCCCGGCGTACTGGTGTATGGGGTTTCGGTACAATTTTTAAGCAAGAGCATCGAGACCTGGTTCGACGTGCGCGTGGACAATGCTCTGGAGGGCGGTTTGAGTCTGGGCCGCAGCGCGCTAGACAACCTGTTGCGCGACCTCAATAAAAAAGGGGAATACATGTCGCTGGCGCTGGCGGATCAGCCGGTCGGCGGCGAACCTTTGACGTTGCTTAACAATTTGCGTGAACAGGCCGGCGTGCAAGAAGCGACGCTATTCAGTTCCCGTGGCTTGCTCATCGCTTTTTCCGGCAGTGAGCGCGCGGGCCTGCAACCTGATCGCCCTGCGCCTTCGTTGTTGCGCCAGGCGCGCCAGCAGCAGCCTTACGCCGCAATCGAGTCGATTCCTGGAAAAGGCTTGTATTTGCGCGTGGTTGTTCCGGTCAATGTGCTGGGCCTGAATGAAAATATTCGGGTATTACAACTGTTCCAGCCCGTTCCGGAACGGTTGGCCAAGGATGCAGAGACGGTGCAGGAGGTATACCGTGATTACCAGGAGCTTTCCGTATCGCGGCTGGGAATGAAGCGGGTGTATGGCCTTACCCTGACGCTGGCTTTGCTGCTGGCATTGCTTTCCTCGATTGCTTTGGCTTTCTTGTTGAGCGCGCGTCTTTCGGCGCCGCTCGGCTTGCTGGCGAAGGGGACTCAGGCCGTCGCCTCGGGAGATTTCAGTATCATGCCGACGGTGCATAGCCGGGACGAGTTGGGTTCCCTGATGCAGTCGTTCAACGACATGACCCGGCAACTGGCGGAGGCGCGCGCGGTGGTCGAGCTCAACCAGCGTCAGCTGGAGACGGCGAAAGCTTACCTGGAAAGTCTCCTGGCGCACTTGTCGAGCGGAGTGCTGGCATTTGATGAAAATCTCAGCCTCAAGACCATGAACCCTGCCGCCGCGGAAATCCTGGGTGTGGATTTGTCCGTCCTGAGCAAGCGCCGGTTCTACAAGTGGGCGCTTAATGACGAATCATTGAAGGCACTCGTTGTGGCAGTCGAAGGTCTCTTCCGACACAATGAAGAAAAAGAATGGCAAACCCAGATGGAATATGCCGGCAAGAACGGCAATCAGGTATTGCTGGTGCGTGGCACACGATTGCCGGCGGCTGTGGGTAATGACTTCATCGTGGTCTTTGACGATATTACTCATTTGCTCCAGGCCCAGCGCGATGCGGCTTGGGGCGAGGTGGCGCGCCGCCTGGCGCATGAAATCAAGAATCCGCTCACACCGATTCAGCTTTCGGCCGAGCGACTCGAACACAAGCTTGCGAGCAAACTCAGCGCGCCGGATGCCGAGGTGCTGAAGCGGGCGACGCAAACCATCGTCAACCAGGTAACGGCGTTAAAGAGTATGGTAAACGCTTTTGGCGAATACGCCCGCGCGCCCAGCCTGAACCTGGAGGCGGTGGACCTCAATCAGCTGGTATACGAAATCCTGGCATTGTACGAGCACTCCGATGCACAAATTTCGACCCGTCTCGCACCGGTGTTGCCGCTGGTAACAGGGGATCCGACTCTGTTACGCCAGGTGGTGCATAACTTGCTGCAAAATGCTCAGGATGCCCTGGCCGAAACGGAAGGACCTCAAATCACGGTGGAAACCGCCGTGGAAGAAAACGCGGTCAGGTTGACCGTCCGGGATAACGGTTGCGGTTTTCCCGAAGCGCTCATGGCGCGATTGTTCGAACCTTATGTCACGACCAAGCCTAAAGGTACCGGATTGGGATTGGCTGTTGTCAAAAAGATCATCGAGGAGCATCACGGCAAGATGAAAATCGAAAATCTACAGCCCCACGGGGCAAGCATTTGCATTTATTTGCCCTGCGAGAAAGCGGTTTAA
- a CDS encoding potassium transporter Kup has translation MSTTEKNSDHASTGTSGKSKSSGLMLAAIGVVFGDIGTSPLYTLKEVFHGSHGIATSHDNVLGALSLVLWALLIVVSLKYVIFIMRADNNGEGGIMALLALTLKSSPGDTRSRWLLMTMGIFGAALFYGDGVITPAISVLSAVEGLKIATPALEPYVIPITLIVLAGLFLFQRKGTASVGALFGPVMIVWFATLALLGIINIFEYPAVLQAVNPFHGFNFFVEHQWYGFLALGAVVLAVTGGEALYADMGHFGRMPIKTAWFFFVLPALLLNYFGQGALMIHNPAAVENPFYMLAPPWALYPMVALATLATVIASQAVISGAFSVTRQAIQLGYCPRLEVRHTSEREIGQVYLPAINWALLVAIVALVLGFRSSSNLAAAYGIAVTGTMAIDTILAVVVARAMWGWGWATCVAVAAFFLFIDLSFFSANAMKIPQGGWFPLVVGIAVFTLLSTWKRGRALLFDRLRDGAIALDPFLAGIAAHPPLRVPGTAVFLTANLDGVPHAMLHNLIHNKVLHERVVLLTVITEDVPHVPEIDHAEVQPLGNNFYRIIVRYGFKDEPDIPETLTQCTGCGLEFQMMETSFFISRETLIATIAPGMALWREKVFISMARNAGSVSAYFKIPTNRVVELGTQIEL, from the coding sequence ATGAGTACAACCGAAAAAAATTCCGACCACGCCTCAACGGGCACAAGCGGCAAGAGCAAATCCTCCGGACTGATGCTTGCCGCTATCGGCGTGGTATTCGGGGACATCGGCACCAGCCCGCTTTACACCCTGAAAGAAGTGTTTCACGGCTCTCACGGCATTGCAACCAGCCATGATAATGTGCTCGGCGCGCTTTCACTGGTGCTTTGGGCGCTGCTGATCGTGGTTTCGCTCAAGTACGTGATTTTCATCATGCGCGCGGACAACAATGGCGAGGGCGGAATTATGGCGCTGCTGGCGTTGACGCTTAAAAGCTCGCCCGGCGACACGCGCAGCCGCTGGTTGCTGATGACGATGGGGATTTTCGGCGCTGCGCTGTTTTACGGCGATGGTGTGATTACTCCGGCGATCTCGGTGTTGTCCGCCGTAGAGGGGCTGAAAATCGCCACCCCCGCGCTTGAGCCCTACGTTATTCCGATTACTCTGATTGTGCTGGCAGGATTGTTTCTTTTTCAGCGCAAGGGTACCGCCAGCGTGGGCGCGCTGTTCGGGCCGGTGATGATCGTCTGGTTTGCCACCCTGGCGTTGCTTGGCATCATCAATATCTTCGAATATCCAGCGGTATTGCAGGCGGTGAACCCGTTCCACGGTTTCAATTTCTTCGTTGAACACCAGTGGTATGGCTTTCTGGCCTTGGGCGCGGTGGTGCTGGCGGTAACCGGAGGCGAGGCGCTCTACGCTGACATGGGCCATTTTGGCCGCATGCCGATCAAGACGGCATGGTTCTTCTTCGTGCTGCCAGCGCTGCTGCTCAACTACTTCGGTCAGGGTGCGCTGATGATCCACAACCCTGCGGCGGTGGAAAACCCGTTTTACATGCTTGCACCGCCGTGGGCGCTTTATCCGATGGTGGCTCTGGCCACCCTGGCCACAGTGATCGCTTCTCAGGCCGTGATTTCGGGCGCCTTTTCCGTCACTCGCCAGGCAATACAGCTGGGCTACTGCCCGCGGCTGGAAGTGAGGCACACGTCTGAGCGGGAAATCGGCCAGGTCTATCTGCCGGCAATCAATTGGGCTCTGCTCGTGGCAATCGTCGCGCTGGTGCTGGGGTTCCGTTCCTCCAGCAACCTCGCTGCCGCTTATGGCATTGCGGTCACTGGCACGATGGCGATCGATACCATCCTGGCCGTGGTGGTAGCGCGTGCGATGTGGGGTTGGGGCTGGGCGACGTGTGTAGCGGTAGCCGCCTTTTTCCTGTTCATCGACCTGTCCTTCTTCAGCGCTAATGCCATGAAGATTCCACAGGGAGGGTGGTTTCCCCTGGTAGTCGGAATCGCGGTATTCACCCTGCTTTCCACCTGGAAGCGGGGGCGGGCTTTGCTGTTCGACAGGCTACGGGATGGCGCGATTGCACTGGATCCTTTCCTTGCCGGAATTGCCGCTCATCCGCCACTACGCGTGCCCGGCACGGCGGTTTTCCTTACGGCCAATCTCGATGGTGTGCCCCATGCCATGCTGCATAATCTGATCCATAACAAAGTGTTGCACGAACGGGTGGTGCTGCTGACAGTCATCACTGAAGACGTGCCGCATGTGCCGGAAATTGATCATGCCGAGGTGCAGCCGCTGGGTAACAATTTTTATCGGATTATCGTGCGCTACGGCTTTAAGGACGAGCCAGACATTCCTGAAACACTGACGCAATGTACGGGATGTGGATTGGAGTTTCAGATGATGGAAACCTCTTTTTTCATCAGCCGGGAAACCCTGATCGCAACAATTGCGCCGGGCATGGCATTGTGGCGGGAAAAGGTGTTCATCAGCATGGCTCGCAACGCCGGCAGTGTCTCTGCCTACTTCAAGATTCCGACCAATCGGGTGGTGGAGCTGGGGACGCAGATCGAGCTGTGA
- a CDS encoding adenine phosphoribosyltransferase — MPIKSRIRTVPHYPKQGVMFRDITTLLKDPVGFRVTINELVKRYTGVKIDRVAAIEARGFIIGSALAYQLGLGFVPIRKQGKLPAETVGHDYELEYGADRIEMHVDAVSKGERVLLVDDLTATGGTAGAACKLIESMGGKIVECCFVIDLPDLGGRARLEKQGHKVFALCEFEGE; from the coding sequence ATGCCAATAAAGTCACGCATTCGTACCGTCCCCCATTATCCCAAGCAAGGAGTGATGTTTCGGGATATCACAACGCTGTTGAAAGACCCGGTGGGTTTTCGTGTCACCATCAATGAACTGGTCAAACGCTATACGGGTGTAAAAATTGATCGGGTTGCTGCTATCGAGGCACGCGGTTTCATCATTGGCTCGGCACTGGCTTATCAACTGGGCTTGGGCTTTGTGCCCATCCGCAAGCAGGGCAAGTTGCCGGCAGAAACAGTGGGCCATGACTATGAACTTGAATATGGCGCCGATCGTATTGAGATGCATGTGGATGCCGTATCTAAAGGCGAACGGGTGCTGCTTGTGGATGATCTGACCGCGACTGGCGGTACAGCAGGAGCGGCCTGCAAACTCATCGAGAGCATGGGCGGCAAGATCGTGGAATGTTGCTTTGTCATCGACTTGCCGGATCTTGGGGGGCGTGCCCGCCTGGAAAAGCAGGGGCACAAAGTTTTTGCGCTGTGCGAATTCGAGGGCGAATGA
- a CDS encoding NYN domain-containing protein → MTTPQKIQSMALFCDFENIALGVRDAKYEKFDISKVLERLLLKGSIVVKKAYCDWDRYKEFKAPMHEASFELIEIPHVRQSGKNSADIRMVVDALDLCYTKSHVDTFVIISGDSDFSPLVSKLRENNKTVIGVGVKNSTSDLLIANCDEFIYYDDLARENAEKAEKAKKRTIKKKPAAKGTAEAAPKTTPPEESNKSQEALDLMMETVEALFAERGEEEKIWGSMVKQALKRRKPGFNESYYGFRSFSKLLEEAAARKLLEVEHDEKSGGVIIKNFNPEY, encoded by the coding sequence ATGACCACTCCCCAAAAAATCCAAAGCATGGCGCTGTTCTGCGATTTCGAGAATATTGCTTTGGGCGTGCGCGATGCCAAGTACGAAAAGTTCGATATCAGCAAGGTTCTTGAACGTTTGCTGCTCAAGGGCAGCATCGTGGTGAAAAAAGCCTATTGCGACTGGGATCGGTACAAGGAATTCAAGGCTCCCATGCACGAGGCCTCGTTCGAGCTGATCGAGATTCCCCATGTGCGCCAGTCGGGAAAAAACTCGGCCGACATCCGCATGGTAGTCGACGCTCTCGACCTGTGCTACACCAAATCTCACGTGGACACCTTCGTCATCATCAGCGGCGATTCGGATTTCTCACCCCTGGTGAGCAAACTGCGCGAGAACAACAAAACCGTAATTGGCGTCGGGGTCAAAAATTCCACCTCCGACCTGCTGATCGCCAACTGCGACGAATTCATCTACTACGACGATCTGGCACGCGAGAACGCCGAGAAAGCAGAAAAAGCCAAGAAACGCACCATCAAGAAAAAACCCGCCGCCAAAGGCACCGCTGAGGCGGCTCCTAAAACCACGCCCCCGGAAGAGAGTAACAAGTCACAGGAAGCCCTGGACCTGATGATGGAGACGGTAGAAGCTCTGTTTGCGGAGCGCGGCGAAGAGGAAAAAATCTGGGGTTCGATGGTCAAGCAGGCGCTGAAGCGGCGCAAACCGGGCTTCAATGAAAGCTACTATGGCTTTCGCTCGTTCAGCAAGCTGCTTGAGGAGGCTGCAGCGCGCAAGCTGCTGGAAGTTGAGCACGATGAAAAGTCGGGCGGCGTCATCATCAAGAATTTCAACCCGGAATATTAG
- a CDS encoding sigma-54-dependent transcriptional regulator yields MAANEILVVDDEVGIRELLREILHDEGYIVALAENAGAARLYRSQKRPDLVLLDIWMPDTDGITLLKEWESNGLLTMPVIMMSGHGTIDTAVEATRVGAADFLEKPIALQKLLSTVERALKKSEPLPCNGEALAGLGTGTAVSELKVRLAQVANQITPLLLTGEAGAGMELCARYLHRLNTPWVAPETLAVLADDPMSLLEKARDGVLYLDEIGNLGKLEQKGLALILNKLEKYGVRLVCATSMPLHQLVDEGVFDVRLFQAINGLALAVPSLREHSEDVPDLARQALARLIETGQSAPRHFSAAALNLLRDENWPGNLPQLGNAVKTLALTALSKEITAEDVSRVLGQFAPAVPSSASQYTLPLDQPLREARDEFERIYFEHQLKKVGGNMSRLAESVGLERTHLYRKLKQLGIVVGKGEIGS; encoded by the coding sequence ATGGCAGCCAATGAAATACTGGTGGTGGACGATGAGGTTGGCATCCGCGAGCTGCTGAGGGAAATTTTGCATGACGAAGGTTATATTGTCGCGCTGGCGGAGAATGCCGGTGCGGCACGCCTTTATCGCAGCCAGAAACGCCCGGATCTGGTGCTGCTCGACATCTGGATGCCAGACACCGACGGTATCACGCTGCTTAAGGAGTGGGAAAGCAACGGGCTGTTGACTATGCCGGTGATCATGATGTCCGGCCATGGCACCATTGATACTGCGGTGGAGGCAACGCGTGTCGGTGCCGCGGACTTTCTGGAAAAGCCTATCGCCCTGCAAAAGCTGCTCAGCACCGTAGAGCGCGCGCTCAAGAAAAGTGAGCCGCTACCGTGCAATGGAGAGGCGCTGGCCGGCCTGGGTACGGGTACCGCCGTCAGCGAATTGAAGGTACGCCTGGCGCAGGTGGCCAATCAGATAACCCCCCTGCTGTTGACCGGGGAAGCCGGCGCCGGCATGGAGTTGTGCGCGCGCTACCTGCACCGACTGAACACCCCCTGGGTTGCGCCGGAAACCCTGGCCGTTCTGGCAGATGACCCGATGAGCCTGCTGGAAAAGGCGCGCGATGGCGTGCTCTACCTGGATGAGATCGGAAATTTAGGCAAGCTGGAACAGAAGGGCCTCGCGCTGATCCTGAACAAGCTGGAAAAGTATGGCGTGCGCCTCGTGTGCGCTACGTCCATGCCACTCCACCAGTTGGTCGATGAGGGGGTGTTCGATGTTCGGCTGTTTCAGGCGATCAATGGCTTGGCGCTGGCGGTGCCCAGCCTGCGCGAACACAGCGAAGATGTTCCAGATCTCGCCAGGCAAGCGCTGGCGCGACTGATCGAAACCGGGCAATCGGCCCCGCGCCATTTCAGTGCCGCTGCGTTGAATCTTCTGCGCGATGAAAACTGGCCCGGCAATTTGCCTCAGCTGGGCAACGCGGTGAAAACACTGGCGCTAACAGCCCTTTCTAAAGAGATTACTGCTGAGGACGTCAGCCGCGTGCTGGGGCAATTTGCTCCCGCCGTTCCATCCTCAGCGTCCCAGTACACCTTACCCCTTGATCAGCCGTTACGCGAAGCGCGTGACGAGTTCGAACGAATTTATTTCGAGCATCAGCTCAAGAAGGTCGGCGGCAACATGAGCCGTTTGGCGGAAAGCGTCGGGCTGGAGCGTACCCATCTCTACCGAAAATTGAAACAACTCGGCATAGTCGTAGGCAAGGGAGAAATCGGGAGCTGA
- the pepN gene encoding aminopeptidase N, producing the protein MTQDTPQTINLADYAPPSFLIDTVDVDVDFRRGEALVTVQLSVRRNPAVKTSNDPLVLDGEDLELISLRLDGVHMAPDSYHLDAGHLTLADLPDAFSLETVTRIHPDGNTRLSGLYLSANGYFTQCEAQGFRRITWFLDRPDVMSRYTVTLHADKAAFPQLLANGNPVASGDEEGGRHWAKWQDPFPKPCYLFAMVAAKLDVLRDNYRTTSGREVQLAIFVEPGKLDQCAHAMSALKKSMHWDEQTFGLECDLDHYMIVAVGDFNMGAMENKGLNIFNTKYVLARQDVATDVDYENIDRVVAHEYFHNWTGNRVTCRDWFQLSLKEGLTVFRDQEFGADVHHRSVARIREVRGLRAAQFPEDSGPMAHPVRPASYIEINNFYTATVYQKGAEVVRMIQTLIGKPAFRRGMDLYFARHDGQAVTCDNFVVAMADASGADFSQFMRWYEQTGTPHVAATGRYDAASQRYILRLSQSCAATPGQADKQLYHIPVAIGLVGPDGQDLPLRLAGDDSGTPASQIVLSLCTETQEFIFEDVPVAPVPSLLRDFSAPIVLEYAYSDADLAHLMAHDSDPFNRWEAGQRLANRLIIAATATLSTGGTPIWPASFAQAAARVLADADTDPAFAAEALSLPSEATLAEQLDVVDPDALHAARNGLRRFLTEHLGAEFLACYERLAPRGGYRPDLIDVGHRTLRNVCLSYLCEADSPSTRALARQQFDTADNMTDQFASLMVLAQSEGEERQQALDAFYQQWQGEALVVDKWLQVQATSRRPSVLNEVKRLVEHPAFDLRNPNKVYSLLRAFGSNHVHFHAADGSGYRFLAEQTRQLDAVNPQVASRVARCFDRWRKFDASRQAHARAALEMLRNHAGMSRDLFEIVDRQLG; encoded by the coding sequence ATGACTCAAGATACCCCGCAAACCATTAACCTGGCCGACTACGCACCACCCTCCTTCTTGATTGACACGGTCGATGTTGACGTCGATTTCCGGCGCGGCGAAGCGCTGGTAACGGTGCAGCTGTCGGTGCGCCGCAACCCGGCGGTAAAGACATCCAATGACCCGCTAGTGCTCGATGGCGAAGACCTGGAACTGATCTCCCTCCGCCTCGATGGCGTGCACATGGCGCCCGACAGCTACCACCTGGATGCCGGCCATCTGACGCTGGCCGACTTGCCGGATGCCTTCAGCCTGGAGACGGTGACGCGGATTCACCCTGACGGCAATACCCGCCTGTCCGGTCTCTACCTCTCGGCTAACGGCTATTTCACCCAGTGCGAGGCGCAAGGCTTTCGCCGCATCACCTGGTTTCTGGACAGGCCGGACGTGATGTCACGCTATACCGTTACCCTGCATGCCGACAAGGCGGCGTTCCCTCAGCTGCTAGCCAACGGAAATCCCGTCGCCAGCGGTGACGAGGAGGGAGGGCGGCACTGGGCGAAGTGGCAGGACCCCTTTCCCAAACCCTGCTATCTGTTCGCCATGGTTGCCGCCAAACTCGACGTGCTGCGCGACAACTATCGAACCACGTCGGGCCGCGAGGTCCAGTTGGCGATCTTTGTCGAGCCGGGCAAGCTGGACCAGTGTGCGCACGCCATGTCGGCCCTGAAAAAGTCGATGCATTGGGATGAGCAGACCTTTGGCCTGGAATGTGATCTCGACCATTACATGATCGTCGCCGTCGGCGACTTCAACATGGGGGCGATGGAAAACAAGGGCCTGAACATTTTCAACACTAAATACGTGCTGGCCAGGCAGGATGTGGCCACCGACGTGGATTATGAAAACATCGACCGGGTAGTGGCGCACGAGTATTTCCACAACTGGACCGGCAACCGCGTGACCTGCCGCGACTGGTTCCAGCTTTCGCTCAAGGAAGGGCTGACGGTCTTTCGCGACCAGGAGTTCGGCGCCGATGTGCACCATCGTTCGGTGGCCCGTATCCGCGAGGTGCGCGGACTGCGTGCCGCCCAGTTCCCGGAGGACAGCGGCCCAATGGCGCACCCGGTGCGGCCGGCTTCGTACATCGAGATCAACAATTTCTACACGGCTACCGTGTACCAGAAGGGGGCCGAAGTCGTGCGCATGATCCAGACCCTGATCGGCAAGCCAGCCTTCCGTCGCGGCATGGATCTGTACTTCGCCCGTCACGATGGACAGGCGGTGACCTGCGATAATTTCGTCGTCGCCATGGCCGATGCATCTGGCGCCGATTTCAGCCAGTTCATGCGCTGGTACGAGCAGACCGGTACGCCACACGTTGCGGCTACTGGCCGATACGATGCCGCCAGTCAGCGCTACATTCTGCGGCTGAGCCAGTCCTGCGCGGCCACGCCAGGCCAAGCCGACAAGCAACTCTACCATATTCCCGTTGCCATCGGCCTGGTCGGCCCGGACGGGCAAGATCTGCCCTTGCGTCTGGCCGGGGATGATTCCGGCACCCCTGCCAGCCAGATAGTGCTGTCGCTGTGCACCGAAACGCAGGAATTCATTTTCGAAGACGTCCCGGTCGCGCCCGTGCCCTCGCTATTGCGCGATTTTTCAGCCCCGATCGTACTCGAATATGCTTACAGCGATGCCGATCTCGCTCACCTGATGGCGCACGACAGCGATCCTTTCAACCGCTGGGAAGCGGGGCAGCGCCTGGCCAATCGCCTGATCATCGCAGCAACCGCCACTCTCAGTACGGGAGGCACGCCGATCTGGCCAGCCAGCTTTGCTCAGGCAGCGGCGCGGGTGCTGGCGGATGCCGACACCGATCCTGCCTTTGCCGCCGAAGCCTTGTCATTGCCGAGCGAAGCAACGCTGGCCGAACAACTCGACGTGGTTGACCCCGATGCCCTGCACGCCGCCCGCAACGGCTTGCGCCGCTTCCTCACCGAGCATCTCGGCGCGGAATTTCTGGCTTGCTATGAGCGCCTTGCACCAAGAGGGGGTTATCGCCCTGATCTGATCGATGTGGGCCACCGTACGTTGCGTAACGTCTGCCTGAGCTACCTGTGCGAAGCGGATAGCCCGTCTACTCGTGCGCTGGCGCGGCAACAGTTCGATACCGCTGACAATATGACCGACCAGTTTGCCAGTCTGATGGTTCTGGCGCAGTCCGAAGGCGAGGAGCGACAGCAAGCACTGGACGCCTTTTACCAGCAATGGCAAGGCGAGGCGCTGGTTGTCGACAAGTGGCTTCAAGTCCAGGCCACCAGTCGTCGCCCCAGCGTTCTGAATGAGGTCAAGCGGCTAGTCGAACATCCCGCATTCGACTTGCGCAACCCGAACAAGGTCTATTCGCTGTTGCGCGCTTTCGGCAGCAACCACGTACACTTTCATGCGGCCGATGGCAGCGGCTACCGCTTTCTTGCCGAGCAGACGCGTCAGCTCGACGCCGTCAATCCGCAGGTCGCTTCCCGGGTTGCCCGTTGTTTTGATCGGTGGAGAAAGTTTGATGCCAGTCGCCAGGCACATGCCCGTGCTGCCCTGGAGATGTTGCGCAACCATGCTGGTATGTCGCGTGATTTGTTCGAGATTGTGGATAGACAGCTGGGGTAA